The sequence TGCCGAGCGTGAGGTATTAAATTTGCGTTTATCTGCTTGGTCGCCGGAGTTGAAAGCGCATTTACAAGAAATTGCCACCAGCTGGGATATCGCCTGTGTGCCGGCTTTGCCTAATGGCGCACAGCCCGGTTTAGTGCTGATGGATATGGACTCCACCGCTATTCAGATTGAGTGCATTGATGAGATAGCGCTGTTGGCTGGCGTGGGCGAAGAAGTGGCGGCGGTAACGCGTGCAGCCATGGAAGGCGCGCTGCCGTTTTCTGAAAGTTTACGTCGTCGGGTCGGCGCATTAGCCGGTGCCGATGCGGCAATTATCGACCAAGTGATCGCTAACATGCCCTTAATGCCCGGTTTGCTAACGCTGGTGGCAGGCTTAAAAGCCATGGGCTGGAAAGTGGCTTTGGCGTCTGGCGGCTTTACGCCTTTTACTGGTCACCTTCGTCAAACCTTAGGCTTGGATGCAGATTTTGCTAATACCTTAGAAATTAAAGACGGGCGTTTTACCGGTAAGGTGCTGGGCAATATTGTGGACGCCGAAGCCAAAGCGCGCATTTTGTGTGAGTTGGCCGAACGCTATGATATCCCGCTTAGCCAGACGGTGGCCGTGGGTGATGGTGCTAACGACTTACTGATGCTGGCTCAAGCCGGATTAGGTGTGGCGCTGCATGCTAAGCCTTTAGTGCAAGAGCAAGCGCCAGTATGCTTAAACCTGCTTAGCTTGGAAGGGGTGTTGGGCTTAGTACAGACTGCTTAACCGTCGCTTTACGACGTACCGCTTCGGTAATATCAAACACCTGACTCAGAGCGCATAACTCGGCTAACTGTTGTTCCAATTGTTGAGTTTTATACAAAGAAGTCTGAGTCAGGGTATCCCATTCAGGTACAAAATATTCAAGCTGGCGTAAGTGTAAGCGGTTGATGACTACTAAGCTCACGTTCAGCTGCTGGCTGTGGCGTGGGTTGAGTAAAAAAGCCTGACGATTAGGCTCAGGATTGATCAACAACCAGCTTTGTTGGCTAGAGTCTACTGCCTTGGCGGTCCAAATTTCATAGCTGTGATGGCTACGGCCATCGGGGCGCAGTAATTGGGTATAAATAGATTGCCACTGTTGGCGGGATATCAGGCGGCTAAAATGTGCCTGCTGAAATTCATTCGATAAAAACCCCATCAAGCTTTGTTGTAATAAGCAGGCGATGGCTCCTTGCACATAAAAACCGCCGTCGTTTCGGCCCAACACAAAGGTGGGCGAGGGCGGCTGCTGCAAGGTTTGACGAGTCAACCAGGTTAACCAAGCCGGCGTATGATTGGCATCTGGCCGTGCTCTGAGCTTATCTTGGTTTTGTTCGAATAAGGCGCTAAAAAACT comes from Oceanisphaera profunda and encodes:
- the serB gene encoding phosphoserine phosphatase SerB; translation: MLMDVLPEQLGEWTDALSGQSYAWQAGTFVPGQLDAPKGHLVLLAEQLTKSALQQSLQILDAAGVQVEVASLKRIAEREVLNLRLSAWSPELKAHLQEIATSWDIACVPALPNGAQPGLVLMDMDSTAIQIECIDEIALLAGVGEEVAAVTRAAMEGALPFSESLRRRVGALAGADAAIIDQVIANMPLMPGLLTLVAGLKAMGWKVALASGGFTPFTGHLRQTLGLDADFANTLEIKDGRFTGKVLGNIVDAEAKARILCELAERYDIPLSQTVAVGDGANDLLMLAQAGLGVALHAKPLVQEQAPVCLNLLSLEGVLGLVQTA